The following coding sequences are from one Oncorhynchus nerka isolate Pitt River unplaced genomic scaffold, Oner_Uvic_2.0 unplaced_scaffold_8___fragment_6___debris, whole genome shotgun sequence window:
- the LOC115123719 gene encoding tensin-3-like, translating to MTTSLDSQSFLDSSMNQTPVSSEGQQFRSEMSVTTASCQRMFGSMPSVSSGSSFPHTDSQTPPPVWLDRTPTSLSSPSPSPSLSPLSLPNAHSSPWEAPRGLEGSVDLSRDERSKGYQSQGDLASLLLGNGGLGLEHSLLKAVEGLGGLDLGLNLGLDLGLGEGRLGGLPPLLPEKRVPGIGLGGSTSPSFSGFSSPHSGSSLSIPFPSAMTPDPLMTSDHLKGLSAGGVAISPGSDLFASKQHTVKFVQDTSKFWYKPDISRDQAITMLKDREPGSFVVRDSHSFRGAYGLAMKVATPPPSVLTQSKKVGGDLSNELVRHFLIECTQKGVRLKGCPNEPFFGSLTALVCQHSITPLALPCKLIIPDRDPLEETSDPSTQSATNSAAELLKQGAACNVWFLGSVELESLTGYQAVQKAASLILAMDPPSTSTVVHFKVSAQGITLTDNQRKLFFRRHYTVNTVIFCALDPQERKWTRDGCSSAKIFGFVARKSMNGTENVCHLFAEHDPEQPASAIVNFVSKDSFPAVRNCSNEFVVILRTC from the exons ATTCCCAGAGTTTCCTGGACAGTAGTATGAACCAGACTCCAGTGTCGTCGGAAGGACAGCAGTTCCGCTCTGAAATGTCTGTCACTACCGCCTCCTGTCAGAGAATGTTCGGATCCATGCCCTCTGTATCGTCAGGTAGCTCCttcccacacacagacag ccaaACTCCACCTCCAGTGTGGCTGGATAGGACTCCTACGTCCCTGTCTTCCCcgtccccttccccctctctgtcacccCTCAGCCTCCCCAATGCCCACAGCTCTCCCTGGGAGGCCCCGAGGGGCCTGGAGGGGTCTGTGGACCTGAGCCGTGATGAGAGGAGCAAGGGGTACCAGAGCCAGGGGGATTTAGCCTCTCTGCTGCTGGGGAATGGAGGTCTGGGACTGGAGCACAGCCTGTTGAAGGCAGTGGAGGGGCTGGGGGGCCTTGATTTAGGCCTGAACCTGGGTCTGGACCTGGGGCTTGGAGAGGGCAGACTGGGGGGACTACCACCCCTGCTGCCTGAGAAGAGGGTACCGGGGATAGGCTTGGGCGGGTCGACGTCCCCCTCGTTCAGTGGGTTCTCCAGCCCACACAGTGGAAGTAGTCTCAGCATCCCCTTCCCCTCAGCTATGACCCCTGACCCTCTCATGACCTCTGACCATCTCAAAGGACTCAGCGCTGGTGGTGTAGCCATCTCGCCTggatcag ACCTGTTTGCCAGTAAGCAGCACACTGTGAAGTTTGTTCAGGACACATCCAAGTTCTGGTACAAGCCTGACATCTCCAGAGATCAAG CTATCACTATGCTGAAGGACAGAGAACCTGGATCTTTTGTCGTCAGGGACAGTCACTCGTTCCGCGGAGCCTACGGATTGGCTATGAAGGTGGCcacaccccctccctctgtcctgacACAGAGCAAGAAAG TGGGAGGGGACCTGTCTAATGAGCTGgtgaggcacttcctgattgagtGCACTCAGAAAGGGGTACGGCTTAAGGGCTGTCCCAACGAACCCTTCTTTG GAAGTCTGACTGCATTGGTCTGTCAACATTCCATCACCCCCTTGGCCCTGCCCTGCAAACTCATCATCCCCGACAGAg ATCCTCTGGAAGAGACTAGTGACCCATCAACACAGTCAGCCACCAACTCTGCTGCTGAGCTACTCAAACAGGGAGCAG CCTGTAATGTGTGGTTCCTGGGCTCAGTAGAGCTGGAGTCTCTAACAGGGTACCAGGCTGTGCAGAAGGCAGCCAGCCTGATTCTGGCCATGGACCCTCCTTCTACCTCCACTGTGGTCCACTTCAAAGTCTCAGCCCAGGGCATCACCCTCACCGACAACCAGAGGAA gctgtTCTTCAGGAGACACTACACTGTCAATACAGTCATATTCTGTGCTCTTGACCCACAGGAACGCAA GTGGACAAGAGATGGCTGTTCCTCTGCTAA GATCTTTGGTTTTGTGGCGAGGAAGTCGATGAATGGGACGGAGAACGTGTGTCACCTGTTTGCTGAACACGACCCCGAACAACCCGCCAGCGCCATCGTAAACTTTGTCTCCAAG